The following DNA comes from Spirulina major PCC 6313.
TTGCTTTCGGCGGTGAACACAAATACGGCGATGGGCCAAAACACGATGCCGAGGGGTAAAACCCAGCCGGCGCTGAGGGAAATCGTGGTGATGTCAGCGGGTTGGGTTTGACTCATCCACAGGCAAAAGGCGATCGCACCGCTGATCTGCCAGATCAATTTCATGCGCGGCGTGAGACCTTTATTGGATTTGCGGCGGAGAATTTCCCAATCATCCACCCAGCCCAGTAATGCGTAAAACAGGGTAATCACACCCACGGCGATCGCATTACCGTCGAACCCCGACCAGAGCCACGCCACCGCCACCACCAACGGCACAAACGATAGACCGCCCATGGTGGGGGTTCCCACTTTCTTCAGATGGGTTTGGGGGCCGTCTTCTTGGATAATTTGGCTGGCTTTGAGGCGGCGCAAAATGGGGATTAAGCCATGCCCTAGGAGAGCACTGCCCACTGCACAAACCAACATCGGCAACGCTAAGGATTGCTGCCATTGCCCGAATTGCCCGGCGATCGCGTCGTAGCTCAGACCCATACCGCCCACAAGCACGGCCAGCAACAGGAGCAACACTTTTCCCGATGGGTTTCTCAGACTGGTTCTTGACTCTAATTTTGCGTCCACAACTTCAACACACCACAATCAATGAATCACAATCAATTAATATCATCGGGGTCATCCGGCGTTCCTGATAACCCACAGTTATTGCGATTAATCGTCTAAATCATCATCATCGTCATCATCTTCTGCGTCCATCAATTCTGCAATTTCTTCTTCGGAATCTTCGAGGGTATCATCCTCCAGGATGCCTTCACGGGGCAGCAGACGGCCGTTGGACTCTAGCCAATAGAGGAGCGATTCACCTTGCTTGAGGGGAATAACGGAAGCGGGTTCGTAGCGGGGTTCTTGGCGGAGAGCAGGGTTTTGCATCGCTATACTGAGATAATAGAAACGGTAACGAATCTGAATACTTAGGCTAAATACTCACCAGTGTACGGGAAAACGCCAGCGATTAAAAGCAATGATGGCAGGATCTGGCACGATTGAGAGGGTGAGTTTGGTTCGTTGTTTTGTACAGTTGCTGAATCATTGGAGAGGGTGGCAATTTTATGGATCATAAGGCAAGTTTGCTCAGTGCGATCGCAGGTAAAAATCGCGGCTTACTGACGCAGGAACTCGATCGGGTGGCAATTCTAGAAGCGATCGCCAAACTCGAAGACGAAAACCCCACCTCCCGGCCCACCGAAGCGGCGCAACTCCTTGATGGCAACTGGCGATTACTCTACACCACCAGTCGAGAACTGCTCGGTATTGATCGCTTTCCCCTCTTTCAACTGGGGCAAATTTATCAATGTCTTCGCACCGAAACCCAACGGGTCTACAACATTGCGGAACTCATCGGCGTGCCCTGGCTCGAAGGTCTTGTCTGTGTCCTGGCGCACTTTGAACCCGTTTCAGAACGTCGGGTCACGGTTCAGTTTGAACGCTCGATCATCGGACTCCAGCGCCTACTCCGTTACGAATCCCCCAACGAAATCATCCAACAACTGGAAAGCGGTCAAAAATTCCCCCCCCTTGACTTCGACATCAGTAATCGCGATCGCCAAGGCTGGATCGACATCACCTACCTAGATGAAACATTGCGGATCAACCGGGGTAATGAAGGCAGCGTTTTCGTCTTAACCAAAGACACTACCCTCAGCCGTAGCGGATGATCCACCGCAAGACAGATCATGAAAAACTCCCCCACCAGGAGGGAGTTTTTTTTTGGAAATGCAGCGATGAGCTACAGGTAGCCCGTAGTCTTGATTATTTAACGATAATCTTGGCGACCATACCTGCGGCTCTATGGGGCTGGCAATAATATTCATATTCACCAGCCGGAGCACCGCTAAAGTCGGAGGTGTAGGATTCACCAGGGGAAAACAGTAACTGATCTTTGGACAGTTTCGACAGGGCAGCACCATCAGGGCCTTTTCCGAACACTGCGTTGTGGGGGCCAAGTTTGTTCATGACAAACTTAACGGTATCGCCTGACTCGATGGTGAGAGTTTCAGGGTCAAATTTCAAGAGGCCGCTGTCTGCACCCATTTTCACCGTGTATTCTGCTGCTGCCGCTGGTTGAGCGGTGAGGGCGAAGCTTGCAACGACGAGTAAAACAGTGGAAAGAATTAAACCGAGTTTCTTGAGCATGAATTTCTACAGGGTGTCAAAGTTAAGTCTGTTTTGATTCTATAACCTCGACGGCCTGTAAAACCAGTCTTACGCTCAGAAAAACTTGAGTGTTCGCGAAAAATCCCTGCAATCTTAATTGAGGCCCTAAATCTCAGCATCAGCCTAGCTCAATCCTTAAGTACCGGACAAACGTTGAAATGTACGACAAAATCTGAAGTTTGCAGGGAGTGGGAGCATCCTGCTCCCTGTTTGGTCTAAATCCCAGCGGGCAAGTTTTTCTAAATCCCAGCGGGCAAGATGCCCGCACGACAGAGGATGAATTTTGCAGGGAGTGGGAGCATCCTGCTCCCTGTTTGGTCTAAATCCCAGCGGGCAAGTTTTTCTAAATCCCAGCGGGCAAGTTTTTCTAAATCCCAGCGGGCAAGTTTTTCTAAATCCCAGCGGGCAAGATGCCCGCACTACAGAGGATGGAGCACTCAGATCTCAAGCTGTCGATTAACCGAAAATGTCGAGTTGTTCGGGGGTGGGGTTGGCTTTGGGGGCGGGGGTGGATTTACGTTTGGGGTTGCCTTTGCGGAGGCCGACGGCGATTTTACTGTGTTTTTCGATTTGGGCCATCACTTGTTCCGCCCGTTGAATGACCACATCGGGGAGACCCGCTAAGCGGCCCGCTTCGATGCCGTAGGAACGGTCAGCGCCGCCGGGTTGGACTTGGTGGAGAAAGATGATTTTGTCGGGAAGTTCCTTGACGGTGACTTGATAGTTTTTGACGTTTTTGAGGAGGGTTTCGAGTTCGTTGAGTTCGTGGTAGTGGGTGGCGAAAATGGTGCGGGCGCGGAGGGTTTGGGCGAGATATTCCGCCACAGACCAGGCGATGGAGAGGCCGTCAAAGGTGGCCGTGCCGCGCCCGATTTCGTCGAGGAGGACGAGGGATTGGGCGGTGGCGTGGTTGAGGATGTTGGCGGTTTCATTCATTTCCACCATGAAGGTGGATTGGCCGGTGGCGAGGTCATCGACGGCACCGACGCGGGTAAAGACGCGATCGCAAATTCCCAACCGCGCTTGGGTTGCTGGGACGAAACTCCCGGTTTGCGCCATGATTTGAATCAGCCCCACTTGACGGAGATAGCAGCTTTTGCCGCTGGCGTTGGGGCCGGTGAGGATGATCAGATCGGGGCGATCGCTGTTGTCCGGGTCATAACCGATGTGGGTGGAATTGGGGACGAAAAATTCCCGCTTAATCCGTTTTTCCACGACCGGATGCCGTCCGGCGACGATCTCAATCTCGCGGCCGGTGGTAATTTCGGGGCGACAATAGCCCTGCTCTAGGGCCACGTCCGCGAGACCGACTAAAACATCGAGGGCGGCGACGGCTTTGGCAATGTCGCGGATGCCCTGGGCGTGGGAGCCGATCAGCGATCGCAACTCCTGGAAAATCTCATATTCAATGTCGTTGAGATCATCTTGGGCGGTGAGGATGCGGGTTTCGCGTTCCTTGAGTTCCGGGGTGATGTAGCGTTCTTCGTTGGCGAGGGTTTGTTTGCGGGTGTAGTTGTCGGGGGCGGCGGCAGCTTGCGATCGCGGCAGACTCAGATAATACCCAAAGGTCTTGTTATAGCCCACCTTGAGCTTGTTTACCCCGGTGCGATCGCGCTCGCTCACCTCCAACGCCGCCAACCATTGCTGATCGGCGTTCAACTGCTGACGACGCTCATCCAAGCGCGGATCAATCCCCTCCCGAATCACGCCCCCGTCCTTAATATGCAGCGGTGGCGCGTCCACAATCCGATCCAAAATATGCCGCCCCACCTGCTCCAATGCTGGCGGGATTTGGTGAAGGGCTTTCAGGTAGGGGGATTGACCTTGGTTCGCCAGTTCTGACAGTTGCGATAGACGCACGAGGGAATCCGCCAGATTCACCAATTCCCGCGCATTGGCCCGCTCGGCTGCCGCCCGCCCGCTGAGACGCTCCAGGTCATAAAATTGCCGCAATTCTTCTTTGAGGGTGGTGCGCAGGGTGTTGTTGGCGAGAATTTCCGCGATCGTGTCTTGACGGGCGATGATGCCGCGCTGATCGAGCAATGGTTCGAGAAACCACCGCCGCAACGCCCGCCCCCCCATGGCGGTATTGGTGTGATCCAAGGCCCAGAGCAGCGACCCGGTAAAAGTGCGATCGCGCACCGTCTCCATTAACTCCAAATTCCGCCGTGTTTGGGAATCCAGCACCAGATAATCCGTCAGGGCATAGGTTTTCAGCGGTTGGAGCGGGATGTGTCGCTCTTTTTGGGTGTCTTCGATATATTCCAGCAATCCCCCCGCCACCCGTACCGCCAGAGTTTTCCCTGCACAGCCAATCCCTTCTAAGGAACTGAGGCGAAAGGTTTCTAAAATACGGTTGCGGGCTTCGGTGGCGTTGAAATAGCGCTGCGATCGCGTCGTATAACACAAGTCCGTCGGCAGTTCCGGCGGGATCAACTCGCTCTGTTGCCCCGGTCGCAACAACCGCCCCACATCCGGCGCATCGGTAGGTAGCAGCACCTCTGATGGGTGCAATCGCTCCAACTCCATCCCCAGCGCCGCCATCCCCTGGCTTTGGGTGGTGAAAAATTCCCCCGTGGTAATGTCTGCGTAGGCTAACCCCCAATGGTGTTTGACCATCACCACCGCCGCGAGGAAATTATTGCGCCGCGCCGTCAGCATTCCTTCCTCGGTGAGTGTCCCCGGTGTGAGCAATTGCTGCACTTCACGCCGCACCATCCGCTTTTCCGCCGCCGCCTGGGCCGCATCTTCCACTT
Coding sequences within:
- the mutS gene encoding DNA mismatch repair protein MutS is translated as MTAVSKTSSPAHEPHGDYRGLDRAKLSPMMQHYIDVKEQYPQALLLYRVGDFFECFFQDAVTIAQELELVLTSKEGGKEIGRVRMTGVPHHALERYSAMLVEKGYAIAICDQVEDAAQAAAEKRMVRREVQQLLTPGTLTEEGMLTARRNNFLAAVVMVKHHWGLAYADITTGEFFTTQSQGMAALGMELERLHPSEVLLPTDAPDVGRLLRPGQQSELIPPELPTDLCYTTRSQRYFNATEARNRILETFRLSSLEGIGCAGKTLAVRVAGGLLEYIEDTQKERHIPLQPLKTYALTDYLVLDSQTRRNLELMETVRDRTFTGSLLWALDHTNTAMGGRALRRWFLEPLLDQRGIIARQDTIAEILANNTLRTTLKEELRQFYDLERLSGRAAAERANARELVNLADSLVRLSQLSELANQGQSPYLKALHQIPPALEQVGRHILDRIVDAPPLHIKDGGVIREGIDPRLDERRQQLNADQQWLAALEVSERDRTGVNKLKVGYNKTFGYYLSLPRSQAAAAPDNYTRKQTLANEERYITPELKERETRILTAQDDLNDIEYEIFQELRSLIGSHAQGIRDIAKAVAALDVLVGLADVALEQGYCRPEITTGREIEIVAGRHPVVEKRIKREFFVPNSTHIGYDPDNSDRPDLIILTGPNASGKSCYLRQVGLIQIMAQTGSFVPATQARLGICDRVFTRVGAVDDLATGQSTFMVEMNETANILNHATAQSLVLLDEIGRGTATFDGLSIAWSVAEYLAQTLRARTIFATHYHELNELETLLKNVKNYQVTVKELPDKIIFLHQVQPGGADRSYGIEAGRLAGLPDVVIQRAEQVMAQIEKHSKIAVGLRKGNPKRKSTPAPKANPTPEQLDIFG
- a CDS encoding DUF3134 domain-containing protein, producing the protein MQNPALRQEPRYEPASVIPLKQGESLLYWLESNGRLLPREGILEDDTLEDSEEEIAELMDAEDDDDDDDLDD
- a CDS encoding PAP/fibrillin family protein, with the protein product MDHKASLLSAIAGKNRGLLTQELDRVAILEAIAKLEDENPTSRPTEAAQLLDGNWRLLYTTSRELLGIDRFPLFQLGQIYQCLRTETQRVYNIAELIGVPWLEGLVCVLAHFEPVSERRVTVQFERSIIGLQRLLRYESPNEIIQQLESGQKFPPLDFDISNRDRQGWIDITYLDETLRINRGNEGSVFVLTKDTTLSRSG
- the mraY gene encoding phospho-N-acetylmuramoyl-pentapeptide-transferase, with amino-acid sequence MDAKLESRTSLRNPSGKVLLLLLAVLVGGMGLSYDAIAGQFGQWQQSLALPMLVCAVGSALLGHGLIPILRRLKASQIIQEDGPQTHLKKVGTPTMGGLSFVPLVVAVAWLWSGFDGNAIAVGVITLFYALLGWVDDWEILRRKSNKGLTPRMKLIWQISGAIAFCLWMSQTQPADITTISLSAGWVLPLGIVFWPIAVFVFTAESNATNITDGVDGLASGTAAIALMGLAILIAPTYPALALFCACFSGGCLGFVVHNHNPARVFMGDTGSLALGGTLAAVGLLSHSLWGLFLLSGLFFVESLSVIAQVSYYKATKGPDGKGKRLLKMAPIHHHLELSGWSETQIVGVFYLCCFAMVLLAFLIT
- the petE gene encoding plastocyanin, translating into MLKKLGLILSTVLLVVASFALTAQPAAAAEYTVKMGADSGLLKFDPETLTIESGDTVKFVMNKLGPHNAVFGKGPDGAALSKLSKDQLLFSPGESYTSDFSGAPAGEYEYYCQPHRAAGMVAKIIVK